A window of Leptospira hartskeerlii contains these coding sequences:
- the bioD gene encoding dethiobiotin synthase: MSIFVTGTGTDIGKTFFCSLMMAKYAEELGLKYLKPIQTGADSDRVKIMNLTGLNESYFLKNYYTFELPASPHLASEMENTTVDTDELSRHLFSIKDAKILVEGAGGLYVPLNRYYFTVDLVEQAKIPLVLVASTELGTINHTLLSIEALRKREIKVLGVYFIGPENPLRSDNIRTIIEAAEIGLLGTFLLPERKLSRKEFLDKVVKEFDPDRILPDLLFP, encoded by the coding sequence TTGTCCATCTTTGTAACCGGAACCGGGACCGATATCGGTAAAACATTTTTCTGTTCTCTTATGATGGCTAAGTATGCCGAAGAGCTTGGGCTAAAATATTTAAAGCCCATCCAAACTGGTGCGGATTCGGACAGAGTGAAGATCATGAATCTTACCGGACTCAACGAATCTTATTTTTTAAAAAATTATTATACATTCGAACTTCCTGCTTCTCCTCATTTAGCTTCTGAAATGGAAAATACTACCGTTGATACCGATGAACTTTCCAGGCATCTTTTCAGTATAAAAGACGCTAAAATTTTGGTAGAAGGTGCCGGAGGTCTATATGTTCCTCTGAACCGTTATTATTTTACAGTCGACCTAGTGGAGCAGGCGAAAATCCCATTGGTATTAGTAGCTTCAACGGAACTCGGAACGATCAATCATACGTTATTGTCGATTGAAGCTCTTAGAAAAAGAGAGATTAAGGTTTTAGGAGTCTATTTTATAGGTCCTGAAAATCCACTTCGCTCGGACAATATCAGGACCATCATAGAAGCGGCTGAAATAGGGCTTTTGGGGACATTTCTTCTTCCGGAAAGAAAGTTGTCTAGAAAGGAATTCTTAGATAAGGTTGTAAAAGAATTCGATCCGGACAGGATCCTCCCGGACTTACTTTTCCCTTGA
- a CDS encoding DsbA family protein translates to MSEETSSTLLDRVFGQKFKATLPWVFLAYVLLSIHPIVKFFIPEHYMRIGTFGFYTISDVKKDNPAAYRKYLQENNQQMYRMFSQLASQEILKKEAAAKGVPVEELTKFGRGYEPVQDEVVAAYNQFKNEPGLKGKPLAAVQGEIVKYLKAVQADRERQSFFGRMREEYNTEIIGPELPPPTRVAIEASENPTIGPADAKVTIVEFSDFECPYCAMSQTTTKALREQYKDQIKWVFRDFPMDFHRNAMFAHVAANCAIPQGKYWQYNSLLFENGRKLEKGNVIRLAQQVGLDMGAFNRCIADEDKIKSEIEADMQAGQSYGVNGTPAFFINGILVEGNMPIQNFTKIIDEELKNN, encoded by the coding sequence ATGTCTGAAGAAACTTCTTCCACTCTCTTAGACCGTGTTTTCGGTCAGAAATTTAAGGCGACACTTCCTTGGGTCTTCTTAGCTTACGTTCTATTATCAATTCATCCTATTGTGAAGTTCTTTATACCGGAACATTATATGAGGATCGGGACTTTCGGATTTTATACCATCTCCGATGTGAAAAAAGATAACCCGGCTGCTTATCGCAAATATCTGCAAGAAAACAACCAGCAGATGTATAGAATGTTCTCACAGCTTGCTTCCCAAGAAATCCTAAAAAAAGAAGCAGCTGCTAAAGGAGTTCCTGTAGAAGAGCTGACTAAGTTTGGAAGAGGGTATGAGCCGGTCCAAGACGAAGTGGTTGCAGCATATAACCAATTCAAAAATGAGCCAGGCTTAAAAGGAAAACCTTTAGCTGCAGTCCAAGGTGAGATCGTAAAATATTTAAAAGCGGTCCAAGCGGATAGAGAAAGACAATCATTCTTCGGAAGAATGAGAGAAGAGTATAATACTGAGATCATCGGACCGGAACTTCCTCCTCCAACTAGAGTTGCGATCGAGGCAAGTGAGAATCCAACAATCGGACCTGCTGATGCAAAAGTTACTATTGTAGAATTTTCAGATTTCGAATGTCCTTATTGTGCGATGAGCCAGACTACTACTAAAGCGCTCAGAGAACAATATAAGGATCAGATCAAATGGGTCTTTAGGGATTTCCCTATGGACTTCCATAGAAACGCAATGTTCGCTCATGTTGCCGCAAATTGTGCGATCCCTCAGGGAAAATACTGGCAGTACAATAGCCTCCTTTTCGAGAACGGAAGAAAATTAGAAAAAGGGAATGTGATCAGACTGGCTCAGCAAGTTGGTTTGGACATGGGAGCCTTCAATCGTTGTATCGCTGACGAGGACAAGATAAAGAGCGAGATCGAAGCAGATATGCAAGCAGGGCAAAGTTACGGCGTAAACGGAACACCTGCATTCTTCATTAATGGTATTTTAGTGGAAGGCAATATGCCGATCCAAAATTTCACGAAGATCATCGACGAAGAGCTGAAAAATAACTAA
- a CDS encoding alpha/beta fold hydrolase: MFKEVKLFFKEYPAKETATLTTPILILHGLFGSSKNWVSVADFLSHYSTVYSLDLRNHGDSPHSSEHSLSAMAEDIKEFIEDHKLNKVILLGHSMGGLVAMTFSLRYPERVEDLIIQDIAPRDYEFKYDGELAVLRTDLSTFKNRQEIDSVSSHFVSNPFIRNFLLMNLDRTESGQYRWKLNVDAISHSKNMFRSEFSDVSKQYSGKVMFIIGGDSEYFRTSDKIVCLEYFPNAKFETIPGGDHYIHFTKAEEFRKILSSFMDSIVSGSGK; encoded by the coding sequence ATGTTTAAAGAAGTGAAACTTTTCTTTAAAGAATATCCAGCTAAAGAAACTGCAACCCTTACTACTCCCATTTTAATATTACACGGACTATTCGGTTCTTCCAAAAACTGGGTAAGCGTTGCCGATTTTTTAAGCCATTATTCCACAGTATACAGTCTGGATCTCAGAAACCACGGAGATTCTCCTCATTCTTCAGAACATTCTTTAAGTGCAATGGCGGAAGATATAAAGGAATTTATAGAAGATCATAAACTGAATAAAGTAATTTTACTCGGTCATTCTATGGGAGGTTTAGTCGCAATGACATTCTCTCTTAGATACCCTGAAAGGGTAGAGGATCTAATTATCCAAGATATTGCGCCTAGAGACTATGAATTTAAATACGACGGCGAACTTGCAGTTTTAAGAACGGATCTTTCTACTTTTAAGAACAGGCAAGAAATAGATTCGGTTAGCTCTCATTTCGTATCGAATCCTTTTATTCGAAACTTTTTACTAATGAACCTGGATAGAACGGAATCAGGTCAATATCGCTGGAAATTGAATGTGGATGCAATCTCACATTCTAAAAATATGTTCCGATCTGAGTTTTCCGACGTAAGCAAGCAATATTCAGGAAAGGTAATGTTTATCATCGGCGGAGATTCCGAATATTTCCGCACAAGTGATAAGATCGTATGTTTGGAATATTTTCCGAACGCCAAATTTGAAACGATCCCAGGCGGAGATCATTATATCCATTTCACGAAAGCGGAAGAATTTCGTAAGATCCTTTCTTCCTTTATGGATTCTATTGTTTCCGGTTCGGGAAAATAA
- a CDS encoding malate dehydrogenase, translating into MAKTVKVAVTGAAGQIGYSLLFRIASGQMFGADTPVEIQMLELEAALPAAKGVIMELEDCAFPLLQKVSVSPDLDVAFKDINWALLVGSVPRKAGMERSDLLKINGGIFVNQGKAIEKNASSDVRVLVVGNPCNTNCLIAMNNAKGVPSDRWFAMTKLDENRAKSQLAIKSGNLVKDVSNVAIWGNHSSTQYPDFYNAKIGGKIATDVIKDHDWLKGDFIKNVQQRGAEIIKARGASSAASAANGVVDTVRQIITPTPAGDWFSVAVTSDGSYGADKGLIFGYPVKSDGTKVEIVKGLELNDFAKEKFNITHDELKSERDEVKGML; encoded by the coding sequence ATGGCAAAAACAGTTAAGGTAGCAGTTACGGGTGCCGCTGGGCAGATCGGATATTCTTTATTATTCAGGATCGCATCAGGTCAAATGTTCGGAGCGGATACTCCGGTAGAGATCCAGATGTTGGAACTGGAAGCAGCTCTTCCTGCTGCTAAAGGTGTGATCATGGAATTGGAAGACTGCGCCTTTCCTCTTTTGCAAAAAGTAAGTGTTTCTCCTGATCTGGATGTCGCTTTTAAAGATATTAACTGGGCGCTACTTGTTGGTTCCGTTCCAAGAAAAGCTGGAATGGAAAGAAGTGACCTTCTTAAAATTAATGGTGGGATTTTCGTAAACCAAGGAAAAGCGATCGAGAAGAACGCTTCTTCCGACGTAAGAGTTCTGGTAGTCGGAAACCCTTGTAACACAAACTGCTTAATTGCTATGAACAATGCGAAAGGAGTTCCTTCCGATCGTTGGTTCGCAATGACCAAACTGGATGAGAACCGTGCAAAATCCCAACTTGCGATCAAGTCTGGAAATTTGGTAAAAGATGTATCAAATGTTGCGATCTGGGGAAACCACTCTTCTACTCAATATCCTGACTTCTATAACGCTAAGATCGGTGGAAAAATAGCAACCGATGTGATCAAAGATCATGATTGGTTGAAAGGTGACTTCATTAAGAACGTTCAACAACGTGGAGCTGAGATCATCAAAGCAAGAGGAGCCTCTTCCGCTGCATCTGCTGCTAACGGAGTTGTGGATACTGTTCGTCAGATCATCACTCCCACCCCGGCAGGAGATTGGTTCAGCGTTGCCGTTACTTCTGACGGTTCGTACGGAGCTGATAAGGGACTTATCTTCGGATATCCAGTGAAGTCTGACGGAACTAAAGTTGAGATCGTTAAAGGATTGGAATTGAACGACTTTGCAAAAGAGAAATTCAATATCACTCATGACGAACTTAAGTCAGAAAGAGACGAAGTAAAAGGGATGTTATAA
- a CDS encoding aminotransferase class I/II-fold pyridoxal phosphate-dependent enzyme codes for MRVLDPPSGLDLCSNDYLGLSKHPEIIQALKEGIDIYGAGSTASRLVRGHRTVFEELENDFSNWVQSEDSLFFANGYAANLGTISCVADPSYTIFCDRKNHASLMDGVRLSGAKKVYYKHSDLNDLEDSLKKYSGSKHKMIVTESVFSMDGDKTDIRALLYLKEKYGALLYVDEAHAIGLFGKEGSGVSLEENIPGTSEVDFRMSTLGKALGLEGAVISTTKDARKYLLHSARTFVFSTGSLPAIAHAGRVAIRLARQMDDERKILLENSEFFRDALHKTGRDTGNSNTQIIPILLGSEAEALELSSRLDQNGFQAKAIRPPTVDVSRIRVSLNSKISKQDLEKFVQLVREN; via the coding sequence ATCCGAGTCTTGGATCCTCCTTCTGGTCTGGACCTCTGCTCCAATGATTATCTGGGGCTTTCTAAGCATCCTGAAATTATCCAAGCTTTAAAAGAAGGGATCGATATCTACGGTGCAGGTTCCACTGCAAGCCGCTTAGTTAGAGGTCATCGAACAGTATTCGAAGAATTAGAAAATGATTTTTCAAACTGGGTGCAATCTGAAGATTCTCTCTTCTTCGCAAATGGTTATGCAGCGAATTTAGGAACGATTTCCTGCGTTGCAGATCCTTCTTATACGATCTTTTGTGATCGTAAGAATCATGCTTCTTTAATGGATGGTGTCCGACTCTCGGGCGCCAAAAAAGTATATTATAAACATTCCGATCTAAACGATCTAGAAGACTCTTTAAAAAAATATTCCGGTTCCAAGCATAAGATGATCGTAACCGAGTCCGTATTCAGTATGGACGGCGACAAAACTGATATACGCGCATTATTATATCTGAAAGAAAAATACGGAGCATTACTTTATGTAGATGAAGCTCATGCAATCGGACTTTTCGGGAAAGAGGGCTCTGGAGTTTCCTTAGAAGAAAATATTCCCGGAACTTCCGAAGTGGATTTTAGAATGTCTACTTTAGGAAAGGCTCTCGGTTTAGAAGGTGCAGTCATCTCTACCACCAAAGATGCGAGAAAGTATTTACTTCATTCTGCTCGAACATTCGTATTTTCCACAGGTTCACTTCCTGCAATTGCGCACGCTGGAAGGGTTGCAATCCGTCTTGCAAGACAGATGGATGATGAAAGAAAAATTTTGCTCGAGAATTCTGAATTCTTTCGTGATGCTTTGCATAAAACCGGAAGAGATACAGGAAATTCTAATACTCAAATTATACCTATACTGTTAGGTTCGGAAGCAGAAGCATTGGAACTTTCTTCTCGTTTGGACCAAAATGGATTCCAAGCAAAGGCGATCCGTCCTCCTACAGTGGATGTTTCTAGGATCAGGGTCTCTCTTAATTCTAAGATTAGCAAACAAGATCTAGAAAAATTCGTACAATTGGTTCGGGAGAATTAA
- a CDS encoding DNA repair helicase XPB, producing the protein MSKPLIVQSDKTMLLEVDNPEFEACQLVVAKFAELEKSPEYLHTYRISPLSLWNAASIKMSADEIVECLEKYSRYSVPKNVVNEIKEQIGRYGKVKLVKEENGDLCIISNEKGFLQEISNHRAVQPYIEKTENDKIYIKKEFRGHIKQALIKIGFPVEDLAGYDEGNKYGFNLRPTTKSGRKFGMRDYQRASVEVFHAGGGNEGGSGVVVLPCGAGKTIVGIGVMQIVGAETLILVTNTLSIRQWKNEILDKTDIPESDIGEYSGEVKEIKPITIATYNILTHRKKKGGDFTHFHLFSANNWGLIVYDEVHLLPAPVFRMTSELQAKRRLGLTATLVREDGLEEDVFSLIGPKKYDVPWKELESKSWIAEAKCKEIRVSMEDDLRMRYSIADDREKFRLASENPEKLKAIGMIMKKHSESHLLVIGQYINQLEEISKTFKIPLITGKTPLGERQELYDAFRSGRIKSLVVSKVANFSIDLPDANIAIQVSGTFGSRQEEAQRLGRILRPKGEDNTAVFYSLISRDTNEERFGQNRQLFLTEQGYEYEIYTLDQFGESLEEKVGA; encoded by the coding sequence GTGAGTAAACCGTTAATCGTACAAAGTGATAAGACTATGCTTCTAGAGGTGGACAATCCTGAATTCGAAGCTTGCCAGCTAGTCGTAGCTAAATTCGCGGAATTAGAAAAAAGTCCCGAGTATCTACACACTTATAGAATTTCTCCTCTTTCCTTGTGGAACGCTGCATCTATCAAAATGAGTGCAGACGAGATCGTAGAATGTTTGGAAAAATATTCTAGATATTCAGTTCCGAAAAACGTAGTCAACGAGATCAAAGAACAGATCGGAAGATACGGAAAAGTAAAACTAGTCAAGGAAGAGAATGGAGATCTTTGTATCATCTCCAACGAAAAAGGATTTTTACAAGAGATCTCTAATCATAGAGCTGTTCAGCCTTATATAGAAAAGACTGAGAACGATAAGATCTATATTAAAAAAGAATTCAGAGGCCATATCAAACAGGCGCTGATCAAGATCGGTTTCCCCGTAGAGGACCTTGCAGGTTATGACGAAGGAAACAAATATGGATTCAATCTAAGACCTACTACCAAGTCCGGAAGAAAGTTCGGAATGAGAGACTACCAAAGAGCCTCCGTGGAAGTATTCCATGCTGGTGGTGGAAACGAAGGTGGATCCGGAGTAGTGGTACTTCCCTGCGGTGCCGGTAAAACTATCGTAGGTATCGGTGTGATGCAGATCGTGGGAGCAGAAACTCTGATCCTGGTTACGAACACACTTTCTATCCGTCAGTGGAAAAACGAAATTTTAGACAAAACAGATATTCCTGAATCGGATATTGGGGAATACTCCGGAGAAGTGAAGGAGATCAAACCGATCACAATCGCTACTTATAATATTCTCACGCACAGAAAGAAAAAGGGCGGAGATTTCACCCACTTCCATCTATTCAGCGCGAATAACTGGGGACTTATCGTTTATGATGAGGTTCACTTACTTCCGGCTCCTGTATTTAGAATGACTTCCGAATTACAGGCAAAAAGAAGATTGGGTCTTACTGCGACTCTTGTTCGAGAAGACGGATTGGAAGAGGATGTATTCAGTTTGATCGGGCCTAAAAAATACGATGTGCCTTGGAAAGAACTGGAAAGCAAATCCTGGATCGCAGAAGCAAAATGTAAAGAGATCCGCGTTTCCATGGAAGACGATCTTCGTATGAGATATTCTATCGCAGACGATAGAGAGAAGTTCCGCTTAGCCTCAGAAAATCCTGAAAAGTTAAAAGCGATCGGGATGATCATGAAAAAGCACTCCGAGTCTCATTTGCTCGTGATTGGACAGTACATCAATCAGTTGGAAGAGATCTCCAAAACGTTCAAAATTCCTTTGATCACAGGAAAAACTCCTTTGGGAGAAAGACAGGAATTGTACGATGCCTTCAGATCGGGTAGGATCAAGTCTTTGGTAGTGAGCAAGGTTGCAAACTTCTCCATCGACTTGCCGGATGCGAATATTGCCATCCAGGTTTCCGGGACTTTCGGTTCTCGTCAGGAAGAGGCGCAACGTTTGGGACGTATCTTAAGACCGAAGGGCGAAGATAATACTGCAGTTTTCTATTCTTTGATTTCGAGAGATACAAACGAAGAAAGATTCGGTCAGAACAGACAACTTTTCCTTACGGAACAAGGTTACGAATACGAAATATACACTCTGGACCAATTCGGGGAATCCCTCGAAGAGAAAGTCGGAGCATAA
- the thrB gene encoding homoserine kinase, with product MSAPKYKFQIKVPGTSANLGSGFDLLGLAFQIYNEFIFEFGKTSEFTRKVKGSSAPVFTDDEDLVLQSYKTYFSLFISSQTKSSISPVPYSVTMELGLPLKGGLGSSASAVVAGFSAARFAHEKYFPDTKLPSESEFLYQLALLEGHPDNTTPAYLGGFVFSYFAEDKLYYFKKKFPKNIHCFFLIPELEISTNHSRKCLPDTYPVSDIIFNLSRMSTWWEFLESGEPGLLKRALEDKIHTPYRMNSEFPLLPLVQEIEKSAIGVSLSGSGPAVLVYTRRKDSKRLEKKFSELTKQFSEKSGITCRLVRLSPDTGGAKISFKKIS from the coding sequence ATGAGCGCGCCAAAATATAAATTCCAAATCAAGGTTCCGGGAACTTCCGCCAATTTAGGTTCCGGCTTCGATCTATTGGGGTTGGCGTTCCAGATCTATAACGAATTTATTTTTGAATTCGGAAAAACTTCCGAGTTTACTAGAAAGGTTAAAGGATCTTCTGCACCTGTGTTTACGGATGATGAGGATCTAGTTTTACAATCTTATAAAACGTATTTTTCCTTATTTATATCTTCCCAAACTAAGTCATCTATTTCTCCCGTTCCTTATTCTGTGACTATGGAATTAGGACTTCCTTTAAAGGGTGGCTTGGGATCCAGTGCGAGCGCAGTGGTAGCTGGATTTTCTGCTGCCAGATTCGCTCATGAAAAATATTTCCCGGATACAAAACTTCCGAGCGAATCTGAGTTCTTATACCAACTGGCCTTACTCGAGGGTCACCCTGACAATACAACTCCTGCTTATTTAGGAGGATTTGTTTTCTCTTATTTTGCAGAAGATAAACTTTATTATTTTAAGAAGAAATTCCCTAAGAATATACATTGTTTCTTTCTCATTCCTGAATTGGAGATTTCAACCAATCATTCCAGGAAATGTCTTCCGGATACTTATCCTGTTTCTGATATTATTTTTAATTTAAGTAGAATGTCTACTTGGTGGGAATTTTTAGAATCCGGAGAACCTGGACTTCTAAAAAGGGCGTTGGAAGACAAGATCCATACTCCTTACAGAATGAATTCCGAATTTCCACTTTTGCCTCTAGTGCAAGAAATCGAAAAATCTGCAATAGGCGTTTCTCTTTCAGGAAGTGGTCCCGCCGTTCTTGTTTATACAAGAAGAAAGGATTCCAAACGTCTGGAGAAAAAGTTCTCAGAGCTTACAAAACAATTCTCCGAAAAATCAGGGATTACCTGCAGGTTAGTTCGTCTTTCTCCCGATACTGGTGGAGCTAAAATCTCTTTTAAAAAGATCTCTTAA
- a CDS encoding pyridoxal phosphate-dependent aminotransferase: MEWNARRLDVIEPSPTLAISAKAAELKKKGEDIVSFGAGEPDFETPVHIKEAAKKAIDKGMTRYTAVSGTVELRDAIITKFKRDNGLEYSRNQIIVGTGGKQVIYNFFLATLNPGDEVVIPAPYWVSYADIVRLAEGKAVIVPTSKADNFRISPAQLEKAITPKTKVVVLNSPSNPTGSAYSRKELEALGEVILKHKVMVLSDDIYESIVFDGFQFSNLAMLSPELKELTFVANGVSKAYSMTGWRIGYGAGPLHIIQNMDTIQSQSTSNPSSISQAAAEAALTGDQACVAEMAKAFQKRRDLIVGLLNEIPGVEVNVPQGAFYVFPYLTGAYETDGFKKLQAASSETSKSKLFCAHLLDKYKVAAVPGIAFGDDNALRLSYAMGEEDIKKGVARISEMIKDFSR, translated from the coding sequence ATGGAATGGAACGCAAGAAGGCTAGATGTGATCGAGCCTTCACCCACTTTAGCAATCAGCGCTAAGGCGGCAGAACTAAAAAAGAAAGGCGAAGACATCGTAAGTTTCGGAGCAGGAGAGCCTGACTTCGAGACGCCGGTTCATATTAAAGAGGCTGCTAAAAAAGCGATCGATAAGGGAATGACCCGTTACACAGCCGTTTCCGGTACGGTGGAACTCCGAGATGCAATCATCACTAAATTCAAAAGAGATAATGGACTGGAATATTCCAGAAACCAGATTATTGTAGGAACTGGCGGTAAGCAGGTTATCTATAATTTCTTCTTAGCTACTTTAAATCCCGGAGATGAGGTCGTGATCCCAGCTCCTTATTGGGTAAGCTATGCTGATATAGTTCGTCTGGCAGAAGGTAAGGCAGTCATTGTTCCTACCAGCAAAGCCGACAATTTCCGTATTTCTCCTGCACAACTTGAGAAAGCGATCACACCTAAAACAAAGGTAGTGGTTTTGAACTCTCCGTCCAACCCGACAGGTTCCGCATATTCCAGAAAAGAATTGGAAGCATTGGGAGAAGTGATCTTAAAACATAAGGTCATGGTTTTAAGCGACGATATCTATGAGAGTATCGTTTTTGACGGATTCCAATTTTCAAATCTGGCAATGCTTTCTCCTGAACTGAAAGAGCTTACATTCGTTGCGAATGGAGTGTCCAAGGCATACTCCATGACAGGTTGGAGGATCGGTTATGGTGCGGGACCTTTGCATATTATCCAAAACATGGATACTATCCAAAGCCAGTCTACATCCAATCCTTCTTCTATTTCCCAGGCTGCCGCAGAAGCCGCACTGACTGGAGACCAGGCTTGTGTGGCCGAAATGGCTAAAGCATTCCAAAAGAGAAGGGACCTAATCGTCGGACTTTTAAATGAGATCCCAGGCGTGGAAGTGAATGTTCCTCAAGGTGCATTCTATGTATTTCCGTATCTGACTGGAGCTTATGAAACGGACGGTTTCAAAAAACTGCAGGCAGCAAGTTCAGAGACGAGCAAGAGTAAATTGTTCTGTGCTCATCTTCTGGATAAGTATAAAGTAGCAGCAGTTCCAGGGATTGCATTTGGGGACGATAATGCACTTCGTCTATCTTATGCGATGGGAGAAGAAGATATCAAAAAAGGTGTCGCAAGAATTTCCGAAATGATAAAGGACTTCTCCCGTTAA
- a CDS encoding sodium:solute symporter family transporter produces MHFAWSDALVLFFYFGIVLYSGYKSGRNSSESKEFFLANRSLSWVPLSLSIVATETSALTFLSVPGIAYSGNFTFLQVVFGYILGRTVVALVLIPLTYHHNFLSVYEWVGTRFGRKSQKTMSGLFSVTRILGDGVRLYASTLPVAMLLELGLPKILPYSFNQYSIGVWTLAIVTLITVLYTMQGGFRSVVWVDTLQYFVYVFGGVFALFLLYQSSPEPLTVISSAWEGNKLRILEWENTSATYFLPWAVLGGALLSLGTHGADQMFIQRSLAAKNVKDAQKAMISSGIAVFFQMVLFLAIGTFLFYKFNGQTIAQDKVFSKFLIEEVPTPFLGLLLSGILASTMSTLSSSINSLSLTAKADFGWNLGGQKVSSIFFGMLLFFSSFFFFSLPENYTKGLLELGLKISSFTVGSMVAVFLTEVIPFLRKRITVSDLGLALALASSILVTGISGTVKNYNFTVLVPLGMVLFWTFALIAGFIFPNRKQ; encoded by the coding sequence ATGCATTTTGCTTGGTCCGATGCTCTGGTTTTATTTTTTTATTTTGGGATCGTTCTGTATTCCGGTTATAAATCCGGACGTAATAGTTCAGAATCTAAGGAATTCTTCTTAGCGAACAGATCTCTTTCTTGGGTTCCGCTTTCACTTTCCATTGTAGCGACGGAAACCTCCGCATTGACCTTTCTTTCCGTTCCTGGAATTGCTTATTCAGGAAACTTTACATTCTTGCAAGTTGTGTTCGGATATATTTTAGGAAGAACAGTCGTTGCATTAGTATTGATCCCACTTACCTACCATCATAATTTTCTCTCCGTTTACGAATGGGTAGGAACCAGATTCGGAAGAAAGTCCCAAAAAACAATGTCAGGTCTTTTTTCAGTGACTCGAATTTTGGGAGACGGCGTCAGACTTTACGCATCCACACTTCCAGTTGCGATGTTACTGGAGCTCGGACTTCCTAAAATTCTACCATATTCATTTAATCAGTACTCGATCGGAGTTTGGACCTTAGCAATAGTCACATTGATCACCGTTTTATACACGATGCAAGGTGGATTCAGATCCGTCGTCTGGGTAGACACATTACAATATTTTGTATATGTATTCGGTGGAGTATTTGCACTCTTTCTTCTTTACCAATCAAGTCCGGAACCATTAACAGTTATCTCTTCCGCTTGGGAAGGAAACAAACTTAGGATTTTGGAATGGGAGAATACTTCTGCAACTTACTTCCTACCTTGGGCAGTGCTCGGAGGAGCCTTGCTTAGTTTAGGGACGCATGGCGCAGACCAAATGTTTATCCAAAGATCACTTGCCGCGAAAAACGTAAAAGATGCTCAAAAAGCAATGATCAGCTCAGGAATTGCAGTTTTCTTCCAAATGGTATTATTTTTAGCAATCGGGACTTTCTTATTCTACAAATTTAACGGACAAACAATCGCACAAGACAAAGTATTTTCTAAATTTCTAATAGAAGAGGTTCCAACGCCGTTCTTAGGGCTTTTACTTTCTGGGATATTGGCATCCACTATGTCTACATTATCCAGTTCCATAAACTCGCTATCTTTGACTGCAAAGGCGGATTTCGGTTGGAATTTAGGAGGACAAAAGGTTTCCTCTATATTCTTCGGGATGTTGCTTTTCTTTAGTTCCTTCTTCTTTTTCTCCCTTCCTGAAAATTATACAAAAGGACTTTTGGAGTTAGGACTAAAAATCTCTTCTTTCACTGTAGGTTCGATGGTTGCGGTGTTCTTAACGGAAGTGATCCCTTTCTTGCGAAAAAGAATCACTGTTTCAGATCTTGGATTAGCTTTGGCATTAGCAAGTTCTATCTTAGTAACTGGAATTTCAGGAACAGTGAAAAATTACAATTTCACGGTTCTCGTTCCACTTGGGATGGTCTTATTCTGGACTTTCGCTTTAATCGCAGGGTTTATTTTCCCGAACCGGAAACAATAG